In the genome of Candidatus Binatus sp., the window CGAGGGCCGCGCTCAGAACCGCCGGGTCGAACTGGTGCCCAATCAATAAGCCGGGCCGAGATTGAAACGTCCGCAAGCGGCCGCAGCCCCCGATGGGACTGCGGCCGCTTTTTTCTCTGCCGCGGCCGTTCTGCCATGCTGACGATGGTGCGGATTTTTGCTATAGAAAACATCGCTACGATGTCTATAGGAACACTCGAAATAAGAGCCGCCGTCGCCACGCTCGCAATCACAGCGCTGTTCGCGGCGTCGTCGGCGCGCGCCCAATCGAAAGCTCCGGATGCGGCCGCACCGGCAACGCGCACCGACAATGACGCTGGCGCGGCGGCTGCACCGGCATCACCCGGCTCGGCATCGCAAAGCGCAGCCCTTCCCGAGGCATCCGCTTCACCGGCGGCGAAGAAGAACACGCTGGAGCAAAAGGTCAAAGCGCTGGTTGCGAAATATACGCCCGAGCGGCTCAAGCGCGATCTGGAATTCAAGAAGGCCGCCGCGCTGTTCCCGAATTTTTGCCGTCATTGGGAGCAGGATTTGCACGACCGCGAGATCAACAATCTGTCGAAATTGAAATTCCGTCTGAAAGATGGTTTCGAGACCGCGACTTACACTGCTTATGGCAAGGTCGCCGGCTGCGAATCGCATCAATCCAAAGACGGCTACTCGATCGGAAAGATCACCTACGAGGAATTCATCTACTACCTGGCCGGCAAGTCCGAGGATGAAGCCAGGCACGCGCCGCCAAGGGCCATCAGCGATACTCGCACCACGGAAATTTTCCGCTGGGATAACGACAAGTGGTTCTACTAGACCAGTGAAAGGGTGAAGGATTAGATGCAGAGAAAAGCGCCGCCGGACGATTCCAGCGGCGCTCGCGGTTTCAAAACGCGCGATTCTAGTTCAATTCCTTGCTGCTGTAGTTCAGGATTCGGCGCGCGATAATTATCATGTTGATCTGCTGCGTACCTTCGAAAATGTCGTTGATCTTGGCATCGCGCATCCATTTCTCGAGCAGGATTTTGCGCGAGTAACCAAGCGGCCCCAGCAGCTCTACCGCCTTCTGCGTGATCGCCGTAACCGCCAGGCCTGCCTTCGCCTTTGCCATCGAGGCCTCGAGGCTGTTGCGCTTGCCGGTATCGAGCATCCAGGCCGCCCGCCACGTGAGCAAGCGCGCCGCCTGCAGTTGCACTTCCATCTCCATGAAGTCGCGTTCGACGGCGCTCAGGCGCCGCGGCGACATTCCGTAGCGGATAGCTACATTCTGTTGCTTGAGAAAGTCGCGCACGAAGTCCAGCGCCGCGCGTCCCACTCCGAGCGCCATGGCCGCAACGATCGGCCGAGTCGCATCGAAGGTCGCCATCACGTCCTTGAAACCGCCTTCTTTGCGGACTTCAGCGCTGCCCAGAATATGGTCGAGCGGAATCCGGCAGTTGTCCAACACGATCATGGCGGTGTCGGAGGCGCGAATACCGAGTTTGTTCTCGACCCTGGTCACCGTCATGCCGGGGGTGTTGTGTTCGACGACGAACGGCTTGATGCCGGCGCGTCCCGCGCTCTTGTCAACCGTAGCCCACACCACCACGAAGCCTTCGGATTTCTCGGCCGACATCTGGCCGGCGGTGACGAAGATTTTGGTGCCGTCGATCACCCAATTGTCGCCGTCGCGGGTTGCAGTGGTCGTGACCGCCGACGAATCGGAACCGAAGCCGGGCTCCGTAATCGCCATCGCGCCCCACTTCGGCTTGCCTTCCTTGAATCGTTTAAGAAACCGCTCCTTCTGCTCGGGCGTTCCCGCCGCCATCACCGCCGCGCCGCCGAGTCCCGAATTGGGGGTGGACAAGTAAAGCCCGGCGTCGCCCCAGCACAGTTCCTCGGTGCTGAGCACGGTGAGCAGATTGGCGCGTCGAGGCGCCGAAGGTTTCGATGGGTCGGGTTTTTTGCTCTTGTCGTCGCCGATCTGGATGTTGGAGGCGGCAGCCGACGCCGACCACATCGACTCGTAAAATTGGGTCGGTTTTTGATGCTCGTGCTCGTCGCATTCGCGTGAGATCGGACGCATCATCTGCTCCGAGACCATGTGGTACATCTTCAGCTGGTTCAATACTTGTGGTTCGAGTTCAAAATCGATCATGATTTTTTCTCCGTGGCGGCCTGCTAGACCGTTGCGATCCCATCGATTGCAGAAAATCCACGCGCATTGCGCAGCCACATCTCGACCGGGTGCTCGCGGATGTAACCGTGGCCGCCGAGCACCTGAACGCCGTTGTCCGTCACTTTGAGCGCACTCTGCGCGACATAATTCTTGGCCAGGTAGCTTTCCTTCAACGCATCGCCGCCCTTGTCCAATTTGAAAGCCGCTTCCCACACCAGCAGGCGCGCCGCGTCGATTTCGATTGCCATGTCGGCCAGCATAAATGCGATCGCCTGTTTAGTCGCGATCGGCACGCCGAACGCCTTGCGCTCCTTGGCATAGTCGCGCGCGTATTCGAACGCGGCATTCATCACCCCGACGCCCATCGCGGCAAGCGCGACCCGCGACTGGCTCATCAGGCGCGAAAAGTCGATGCCCTTGTCGCCGCCCACGCGCGCATCGGCGCCGACGCGGCAATCCTTGAGCGTCAGCTCGTAGGTCGCGAGCGCTTTGAGGCCCATGTTTTTTTCGCGTTCCGAAATCGTCACGCCCGCCGCGCCGCGCGGAACGATGAAGCCGTCCACGCCTGCAAAACCCTTGGCGGCGTCAGTTGCCGCGTAGACCAGCATCGAATCGGCTTCGGCCGCGAGCGGCACGTAACACTTGGCGCCGTTGAGGACGAATCCGCCGCCGTCGCGCCGGGCCGATACTTGCAAGGCAGACAGATCGAAATCGAATCTAGGCTCCATGACGGCCGCGGTCGCGGCGGCGAAGTCGGCGCCGGTGAATCGCTTCAAATATTTGGCGCGTTGATCGTCGGTACCCATCTCGACGATCGGGAATGCGAACAGCCGCGGCGCGAGCACGTGGATTGCGATCGAAAGATCGCCGAAGCCGAGTTCTTCGGCGACGATCGCGCCGGTCACCGCCGGGCGGGTATCGCCGCCGCCGCCGAATTTCTCCGGTACGGCGCCGCTGACAAATCCGAATTGCCACGCCTTGGCCACCAGGGGGGCGGGAATCGCGCCGCTTTCGTCGGCGGGCCGCGCGGCGGGGCGAATCTCGTCGCGCGCGAAGGCGCCAACGCTGTCGCGGATCATCTGTTGTTCTTCACTGAGTTCAAAGTCGATCATAAATCGGACCCCATCCTCGGTTAAAGTAACGCTTTAAGTTCCGATCGGCACCGCAGCCCGCGAGCGTGCCGACTCATATGCCGCTTCCACCATCCGCTGCGCCGCCACCCCGGCCGCAAATTCGGGGTCCGGCGCGCACGCTCCCTTGAGCGCGGCGACGAAGGCCGCATCTTCGGCGGCGTACGGAATCGCCAGCCAATCCTCGATTGGCGCCAGGTAGGGCCGCTCGCGCAGAATTTTCTCGCTGAACCGGGCCATCACTTCGCTCTCGCTGACGATCTCCTCTTTGGCGCCGGACCCGCGCTGAAACAGGATCGGCCCGAGCGTGTCGGCGTCGGACGCAGCAAACAAGTTCTCGGCGAAAACTTCAAGCCTCCGATTGCTCGGGCGCCCGATCATCCGATGCCATACCGAAGTGAGCTGGCCGTGAAAGCCGCCCGCAAACTCCATCGCGGTCGCGCCGAAGTCTTCAACTCCATCGGCGCCATTCAAGTTGCGGGTGCGGCAGGAGAGGCTCGTGACCGGCCCGAACATCCACGTCAGCAGATCGAAGTCATGAACGCTGTGCTCGATGAGGGTGCCGCCGGCGGTCAGCGACGGATCGTTGCGCCACGCGCTCGCGTGCGCGCCGCGAGTCGGAAAATCCTGATCGCCGCGCATCGTGACGCTGAGCAATGTCCCCGCGTCCGGCTCCTTGAACATCGGCTTGATCACGTTGTAAACGGGCGAAAAGCGCAGCACGAGGCCCACCTGGCTCATCACGCCGGAAGCTTTGATCGCCGTAGCCATCTCGGATGCTTCCGCCACGCTCATCGCCAGCGGCTTCTCGCAGAAGATATGCTTGCCGGCGCGCGCGGCGGCAATACAGGCCTGGCGATGCATCGCAGTCGGCGTGCAAATCCATACCGCGTCGATCGATGAGTCCGCGATTATCTCTTCGGCCGACTCAAACGCCCGCGCGCCATCCCATCTGGCCGCGAGCCGCTCCGCCGCCGGATGCGACAGGTCGGCGACGGAGACCACGCGGACGCTTTGCTCGGTGCGGTCGGCGACGCAACGGAGCATCATCGAATGCGTCTGGCCGATGAGGCCGGCGCCGATGATTCCGACACGAATCTGTCCCCTGACGAGGGTTGGCATCAGAAATTCCCGGATTTTTTCTCGCGGCGAAGTTTTTCCAGCTCGCGCTCGCGCTT includes:
- a CDS encoding acyl-CoA dehydrogenase family protein, which produces MIDFELEPQVLNQLKMYHMVSEQMMRPISRECDEHEHQKPTQFYESMWSASAAASNIQIGDDKSKKPDPSKPSAPRRANLLTVLSTEELCWGDAGLYLSTPNSGLGGAAVMAAGTPEQKERFLKRFKEGKPKWGAMAITEPGFGSDSSAVTTTATRDGDNWVIDGTKIFVTAGQMSAEKSEGFVVVWATVDKSAGRAGIKPFVVEHNTPGMTVTRVENKLGIRASDTAMIVLDNCRIPLDHILGSAEVRKEGGFKDVMATFDATRPIVAAMALGVGRAALDFVRDFLKQQNVAIRYGMSPRRLSAVERDFMEMEVQLQAARLLTWRAAWMLDTGKRNSLEASMAKAKAGLAVTAITQKAVELLGPLGYSRKILLEKWMRDAKINDIFEGTQQINMIIIARRILNYSSKELN
- a CDS encoding acyl-CoA dehydrogenase family protein; this encodes MIDFELSEEQQMIRDSVGAFARDEIRPAARPADESGAIPAPLVAKAWQFGFVSGAVPEKFGGGGDTRPAVTGAIVAEELGFGDLSIAIHVLAPRLFAFPIVEMGTDDQRAKYLKRFTGADFAAATAAVMEPRFDFDLSALQVSARRDGGGFVLNGAKCYVPLAAEADSMLVYAATDAAKGFAGVDGFIVPRGAAGVTISEREKNMGLKALATYELTLKDCRVGADARVGGDKGIDFSRLMSQSRVALAAMGVGVMNAAFEYARDYAKERKAFGVPIATKQAIAFMLADMAIEIDAARLLVWEAAFKLDKGGDALKESYLAKNYVAQSALKVTDNGVQVLGGHGYIREHPVEMWLRNARGFSAIDGIATV
- a CDS encoding Gfo/Idh/MocA family oxidoreductase, with product MPTLVRGQIRVGIIGAGLIGQTHSMMLRCVADRTEQSVRVVSVADLSHPAAERLAARWDGARAFESAEEIIADSSIDAVWICTPTAMHRQACIAAARAGKHIFCEKPLAMSVAEASEMATAIKASGVMSQVGLVLRFSPVYNVIKPMFKEPDAGTLLSVTMRGDQDFPTRGAHASAWRNDPSLTAGGTLIEHSVHDFDLLTWMFGPVTSLSCRTRNLNGADGVEDFGATAMEFAGGFHGQLTSVWHRMIGRPSNRRLEVFAENLFAASDADTLGPILFQRGSGAKEEIVSESEVMARFSEKILRERPYLAPIEDWLAIPYAAEDAAFVAALKGACAPDPEFAAGVAAQRMVEAAYESARSRAAVPIGT